In Festucalex cinctus isolate MCC-2025b chromosome 9, RoL_Fcin_1.0, whole genome shotgun sequence, the DNA window tgtcattttgtgtttgttttgtaaacagcgggacgtttctgtgaaaagaccgtgtttacacccctccagccaattgcagagcggggggtggcgtgtcgcgaacgtgtcagctgcgtgacgtcattcccgcggcaatttgaaagcacgcacggattatttttttcactcactcactcactcactcactcacagaagcctacatgtgtgaatgagtgagtgaagagaagaaaaaaaaatccgtgcgtgctttcaaattgccttagctgacacgttcgcccggccccgtttgcgacacgccacccccgctctgcgattggttggagggttgtaaacactgtctttccactgaaatgtcccgctgtttacaaaacaaacacaaaatggcaaaatacaggctggggttgtggaggtttaggacaaaatcacccccacacattaagaaaagcccagatctgtaaattgagaagtagttgttttgtttaaatcctatctttaactctttgactgccagccattttcggaaaaggtaacccccatactgccagctagctgatttacagaattttaccgatcttttaAGCTCCACAgataatgttgtgttaggactatggaaacgcggatactaccaaatgaaagattgaagtctcatctttcatctagaaaaaaaagtttgtttctaccttattcggatcttcagtaatcaacaatagaaaacagctttgtttcacccaaatcctctattttcttccaaaatacggagaaatcaagctttttgtgaaacgatgttatttcatgcactctagtgaatttggcactttttttttttttgcatgagtgattctacaaacacctaaacttctataaaacactaccccaacaataaaaaatgttttttgattgcaaaataacagtttatttacatgcaacagtagcaatccgaacaaacaatttggaaaactctttgcaaactatttacacgtgcgcaacagtttttgtcagtctgcttctgcatggactgatttgcgtagaggttggtatgatgaacgatgtgctggagaagttcatccgtgatgaagagctccaggatgtcagctggcaggtgggaattcagctctgctgcagcatcccttggtttggtcctggttttgcagcaaaggggaagatggttggctgccagccgaattcatcaacttcaagccagccagaatctttgggatctgcaaatatacatttcaatatcatatattattttagagcactgtgatgcaatgtgtgtgtgtgtgtgtgtgtgtgcatgtttacctttttttcttgggtgtattggttgatgcacattctgtaaattatagaagacgtttaccatcaaatattttattagtgctgtggagaatttttctttttttctttttacctttgttctgctcaatgtgagaagggtcactttgggtaggagctgaaagaaacatatacaattacaatactatcgaaagactttccttttattgttgcggtgtattgaaaactttttttttttttacctttctttgtcgtagaaccagcggtcggacgttgctgtgagcacgatctataaaatatacattcacgtttgtataggtaatagatgttttagtgtatatcagcacatttacacacgctgctagcagatcgcccgagaaagttaggaaagtaatcttactagcaatctcttagcatgttagcgcttaccttcacgttctttggaagactgtccaagactgtcttgcatcggacccatagtagtcgtcatcgtccgatgaaacgtcggttgtgcaccacttttctcccgtgttagcatcgctagccggtggggccttaggacgttattagcatcgctagccggtggggccttaggacgtggtcgaaacggccgcgtcaccgcttcaactatgacttaactccttcatcactgtgctcttgagcactggtcgatgcttttgagctttgaaaataaggatcaagcgtgagctgattgccatctgtagcctttttgactcccttagccaagttagccattctctccccctcaacactctagctttgcctctcttcttctactgttgtctcctacccgatcttgtccaaaagactcatcacagccatctagtggccaggaatactcattatagtaacccgatcggcttgatacttggagcacagctgcccaaggctttcctccacccgtttccataaaagaaacatagtagacgtcaattaacgtctatggcggccaatcctaggattatactgaacgtctttaaacgtttatggcggtcaaagagttaaaaagtgCTTTTTCCTGAGTCAAAccagcagactgcgcctttaaagttgtttacatttgctttgtagttttttttgttttgtttttcttacagTGTACAGTGTGTTTGCTAAGCAACACCTGCGGCGCAATTTCTTTACTAGAGTAAATTATAGAGGACATCTGCATCAAACATTCCCAATGTCCTATGAATGCAATTTTACTGTGCGACAGAGTTTAAGTTAAGAGGTATAAGAGAAAGGGTGTATATTTCATGTCCACTCTGGGTATACCTGTTCCAGGGGACCTAGATGTAATGTTGTTTCGCAGCGCTTCGTAGACTCACAATATAGCAGTGAGCAAAGAGGGGCCAGTGCCCAGACGGTGGCCTCTGCTCCTCCCTCCAGTGCTCCCTCATATCATCCTTATTACCACTGCTGCCTAGTGCCTGAAAATGCAGTATTTCTTTTAAAGTTCAGCACTAAATCAAAGCTCTCGGCCATCAGACGGAATCTTGGCTTACATGTTCTCTCTAGGCAAAACAGAGGAGTGAGCTCATTTTATCTTGGGTCAGCATAGTGATACTGCCACTTCCACTTTTAGCCCTTGAGGAGACTTGCTGTCATTTGGGCTTTCATTACTCATGCTTTTATAATGACATCACTGTCGTTATATATTACATTATACACCACCAGAGGTTCTGCTGgtcttttctttgtttgttcaaTGTGTGCCACACCATGCCTGACAGAAGGAATCAAATGTATGATTGCAGAATTTGCAGTAGACTTGGCTTGGACTAAGGTGTTACAGACTTGACTGAAGAAATAAGGACTTGACAgggttaattatttttttaattttatgtttggtttaaagataaaatatcaaattaattagtcTATAATAGAATATAATTATAGAAGTACTGAATGGCACTCTCATGATTGGAGGATTAGCCTGTCAATCAGCCAGACCACTTGCTAGGGAGACACCCACCCACTCATATCTGACGGCACCGTCATGTCAGCTTGAGCGGTAGCAATACTGAGAATGATTACTTTCAGTTATTAATAACTGCTAAGTGTGACGTAAAAAGGTGAAGTGTGCGAAATGAAAAAGACAGTCTGGGGAAATGTAAAGTCATAAAATAATGTCAAAACGCCTTGAGCGGGCGGACGGCGCTGCGCATACAAGTCAATACTCCATAGACCACGATTCTTTGCGAATTAAAATAAGCGAAGAAGAacaaaagatgatgaagaagaaaatagaGAGCATGCACAGCGAAAAACACTGCGCCGTTCAATCGAGGTATTCCGAGTGCGTTTATCTATGCAAGaatttgggttttgaaagggGTAACcttattcgtttttttttaaatacccaaATAAGATCCCTTAAAAATCCGAATAAGCATATTTGGGTTATTGCACATGTTTACATGGCCTTACAAAACAGACAATAACCCTTTTAAAAcccgaatattgccaatattcggGGTTTAAAAGGGTTATTGTCTGCATTTAAACACAGTCACTGATACCCCACAAATTTGAGATCTTGCACAGAGCCCCAGTCCAAGGGACAGTCATTATTACCTTCTTCTATTTTCTAGTAATTGCTTCagcagtttttttaatttttgttttgtttttttccccaccaagcTGCTTGACAATTGCCCTGTAGCCCATTTCACCCTTGTGGAGAGGTCTACTATTTTGTCCCTGTGTCTTTTGAAGCTCTTTGGTTTTGCTGATGGTAACAATTGTAGTCTGACAGATTGTGAGGTgcacatgtgttttttttttttttttttttttttttgtctcgccGATTCAAcacgtcatcattgctctctttttgtgtgggggtgtgtgtgcgtgtgtatttgtgctcattaattcacctgaaacctaataaaaatctcacagccttcaccttaaccggatacgtcaagtcccgccagagtcgtgaagttgtcaggagaccagaggaaggatcaaaggaaagaaaatgaTGAAGCATAgtcaaatccagcaccaaccagacaccacctacaatccacagggttacaaaaccagaatctttcaccaaccccagagacctctaaattccaacagattagggagctcttaagagaccagaggaaaaactaaagaaaggaaggaaggatagatgaatcAGAGTGAGCTCCACAAACACCAGCTTCACTGATTCAGCGACAagtgggagaagcaaattctgtttgaatttcagtataTGTTGGTgtggtggatctggcatgcatgagaAACTCCACCAGAGAGGGGAGCCGTCAACCCGGTCCATACACCATGATTT includes these proteins:
- the LOC144026181 gene encoding uncharacterized protein LOC144026181 isoform X1, whose protein sequence is MLTREKSGAQPTFHRTMTTTMGPMQDSLGQSSKEREDRAHSNVRPLVLRQRKLLPKVTLLTLSRTKNVHQPIHPRKKDPKDSGWLEVDEFGWQPTIFPFAAKPGPNQGMLQQS
- the LOC144026181 gene encoding uncharacterized protein LOC144026181 isoform X2 produces the protein MLTREKSGAQPTFHRTMTTTMGPMQDSLGQSSKEREDRAHSNVRPLVLRQRKLLPKVTLLTLSRTKIPKILAGLKLMNSAGSQPSSPLLQNQDQTKGCCSRAEFPPAS